The genomic region TCGACGGTAAGTGTGGAGATGGACCCCAAGCCCCCGCGTACGCCGCCGACAGTGGTGGCGCCGGGAATGATAATGAGGACATTGGTCCCCAGGCTGGAGATCTCCGCCTGGACCGATGCCGTGGCGCCTTGTCCAAGGCTGACCATGGCGACCACGGCGCCGATGCCGATAATGATGCCGAGCATGGTCAGACCCGCCCGCAGCGGATTCCGGCGCAGGATGCGCAGGGCGGAGAGCATGGTGAGCCAGAGAAAGGACATGGGCGGTTACCGCATCCTTGGAGTGGAGTCGAACCCCGGCGGCAGTTTCTTTTGTGCCTGTTCCTCGGGGGTGTCAATGCCGAGGATCACCCGGTCGCCTTCCTTCACTGGCCCTTCAATGATTTCTGTAAACAGGGAGTCCGCAATGCCGGTGGTGACGTCGGCCTGATGCGCTTTGCTCTCGAGATCAAACACCCAGACCCGCGACGCTTTCTTGTCCACCGGAATGTTAGGCATCCGGAACCGTAGCGCGCCGTTCGGCACGCGTAGCGGGGATTCTTTCTTCGCGGTGATGATGGTCACGTTGGCCGTCATGCCCGGCTTGAGCTTCAGGTCTTTATTGTCGACCGTGATGACGACATCGTAGGTCACCACGTTCTGCACGCTGATCGGCGCATTCCGCACTTGTGTGACGGTTCCATCGAAGAAGTGTTTCGGATAGGCATCCACGCGAAAGTTGGCGGTCTTTCCCTCAACCACGCCGCCGATATCAGACTCGCTGACATTGGCGTTCACCTGCATCTTCATCAGGTCCTGCGCGATGACAAAGAGGGTGGGTGTCTGGAAGCTGGCCGCAACAGTTTGACCGATGTCCACGGTGCGGGAGATCACGATGCCGTTGACCGGCGAGTAGATGGTGGTATAGCCGAGATCCAACTCGGCGGAGGCGAGCGTCGCTTGCGCCTGGTCCAGCTGCGCCTGCATCACCTGCACATTGGCTTCGGCGTCGCGATAGTTTGTTTCGGCCAGATCGAGGTCCGCCTGCGAGACGAAGGCCTGTTTCCGGAGAGTGGCCATCCGGCCGCGCTCTCGCTTTCGCTGGGCTCCCATGTTCGTGGCCTTGGCCAGGTTGCCGGCGGCGCTTTTCACGGCGGCACGGGCCTGGTTGACGCGTGATTGGAAGGGGAGTGGATCGATCTGAGCGAGAGGTTGGCCTTGTTTCACCACGGCGTTGAAATCTACAAAGAGCTTCGCGATTTTGCCGGACACCTGACTGCCGACCAGGACGGACACCACAGGATTGACCGTGCCGGTTGCGGTGACGAGGGAGGTGATAGGGCCCCGGTCGACGAGGGCTGTCTTATACTGAATCGGAGGGGGACCGCCATTGAACCAGTACCAGATGCCTGTGCCGATCAGGAGCAGTGAGGCCATGCCGCCGAGCAACCAGGGGCGCCCCGATCTGGTTCGCCTCTGCGGGAGGGGAATCACGGTGATGGGGCGCGGACGGTCGTGTTCCCGTGCCGGATCGGAGGGAGGCCAGGCCGCCGGACTGGGGACGATTTCGCTGACGGGGATAGGCTGGATCGGTTCATTCGGGTCGTCGGTCATGATGCACTCGCTTTCTGTACCAGGTCAGTCGGCGCACGATGATGCAGCCTGTTCGCGATGATCTTACGAGCTTCCTCCGCCAATAGCAGCATGAGAGCGCCCAGCGTGAGCGGCCCGAAGATCCAGGCCGGCACAGGGCCGGTGCCAAAGATGTCATTCCCGATCGGTGTATAGGTAATCACCGCAAGTAGTAACAGCTCGATGGCAATCCCCCAGAGGATGAGGGGGTTGCTGCCCCAGCTGCTCCTGGCGGCGCTGAGTCGATTAGACCGGCAGGCAAACACATTCGCCACCTGGGCGAAGACGATTCCGGCGAAGGTCACAGTCGTGGCCTCCTTATAGAGGGGTGAAGACCAATCCAGATGAGTGCCCCAGGTCCATCCCTGGCTCGTGAGGTAGAGAAAGAATCCACTCATCGCCACGATGGCTTCGATCAGACCGAGAAACAGGTAGGCGCGCAGGAGGAGCGGGAGATTCAGGAGCCGTTCGGATCTCGGGCGCGGGGGAATATCCATGACGTCGGCCACCGGGCGTTCGGTGCCGAGACCCAGTGCCGGAATCATGTCGGTGCCGAGATCGACCGCCAATACTTGCGGGATCGTGAGGGCCAGCGGGATACCGAAGAAGCCATAGCCCAGGAACGGCACAATTTCAGGGACGTTGCTGGCCAGGATATAGCTGGTGAATTTGCGAATGTTTTCATAGACCGCCCGGCCTTCTTCGATCGCACCGACGATCGTGGCGAAGTTGTCGTCGAGTAAAATGATATCCGCGGTTTCCTTGGCGACGTCTGTCCCGGCGATGCCCATGGCCACTCCGATGTCGGCTTTCTTAAGGGCCGGCGCATCGTTGACGCCATCGCCGGTGACGGCCACCACGTGACCCATATCTTTGAGCGTGGCGACGATGCGCATCTTATGGCGCGGCGCCATACGGGCAAACACCGGATCCGGCTCTCCCGATCGCGACGGGGTCAGTAGTTGGCGAAGCACGTCATCGCTCATGCCGTCGAGCTGTGTGCCTTCGATCACCGGGACAAAGCCGGTCGGTTGTTGCGGTGCCTGTTCCGGCGCCAGGCCGATCTTGCGGGCAATCGCCAGAGCGGTGAGGGGATGATCGCCCGTAATCATAACGACACGCACGCCGGCTTTGCGGCATTTGAGGATCGCCTCGGGGACCTCACGGTGCGGCGGATCCATCATGGCGACGAGTCCGAGAAACGTCAGATTCTCCTCGATGGTCTCCACTTCGATTTGTTCGGGCTGATGGGCGACTTCGCGCATCGCCACGGCGAGCACGCGGTATGCCTGTTCGGCGAACGTCCGGCTTTGATTCAGGATCCGCGCCCGTTCGTCCGGTGTCATGGAGATGGCCTCGCCATGAACCAATGCCGTTGTACAGAGCGTGAGCACGGCTTCCGGGGCGCCCTTGGTAAAAGCTACGAGACGGCCTTCCGACCAGTGCAGGGTGCTCATCCGTTTGCGATCGGCATCGAAGGCCAGTTCTCCCATGCGGCGCAACGGGGGACGGTGAGCCAGCCCATGTTGAATGGCAAATTCCAGGAGCGCGACTTCCGTCGGATCGCCCGTCACGACGAACCGTCCGTCCGATTGCCGGACCCGCTTGGCGTTGTGGCAATTGACGAGGGCGTCGAATAGGGGTTGCCACTGTTCGGCGTCCGCCGTCGTGATCAAGCGGCCTCTGGTGAAGAGGCATCCCTCGCGCGATTCGATCACGAGCCCGTCGGTGCAGAACCGATCCACCTTCATCCGATTTTCCGTCAGCGTGCCGGTCTTGTCGGTGCAGATGACAGTCGTGCAGCCGAGCGTTTCGACGGAGGATAGATGCTTGATCAGGGCGTTGCGCTTCGCCATCCGTTGGCTGCTCATGGCCAGGGCGAGGGTGACTGTCGGCAGGAGACCTTCGGGCACGTTCGCCACGATGATGCCGATGCCGAAAATCGCGCTGATCCAGAACCCGAGTCCGGTGCCCATTCCGATCACAAAGAAGGCCGCTCCCATGGCCAGAGAAATGGCAGCGACGATGCGGGTGACAGTAATAATTTCTTTTTGCAGCGGGCTGAGGCCGATGGCGACCGAGGTCGTGAGATTGGCGATCTTGCCGAATTCTGTGCGCATGCCGACCGCAAACACGACCGCGCGCCCATGGCCGGAGAGGATGGTGGTGCCGGCGAAGACGATGTTCGAGAGGTCGAGCCAATGGCCATCCTTAGTAGATTCGGCAATCCGTCGCTTCGGGTTCGATTCACCGGTCAGGGCGGCGTTGTCCACTCGCATGCCGGTGGCTTCGATCAAGCGCGCATCTGCCGGGATTCGTTCCCCTTCCTCCAGGATGAGGATGTCGCCCGGCACGATGTCACTGCGAGGACGTTCAAGCGGTTGTCCTCCTCGCATGACCCAGGCCTTCTCTGGCAGCAGGCGATGGAGTGCCTGCACGGCGCGCTCGGCTTTGTACTCTTGAAAGAAGGCGAACACAGCATTGATGACGATGACACCGAGGATGGCCCAGCCCAGGGTGGCCATGCCCTCGCCGGGTTTCATGAAGTCGGCGGCGAATGCGAGGCCGGCAGCGATCCAGAGCAATAGAGCGAGGAAGTGGGTGAAGTGGCGGGTGAGTCCTCGCAGGGTCTGGTACCGGTCGGGTTCCGTGAGCCGATTGGCGCCGAATTGGACAAGCCGTTGCCGGGCCTCTTCCAGCGAAAGACCGCCGGTGGCGGTCTCAAGCCGCTTCAGCACCTCGTCGATGGCGAGGGTTCCAATATCGTGGTACCGGAACTCAGGCACGTGTGCCTCGCACGAGGAGGACCGAACAAGGCGCGTGGCGCAGAAGGGTTTCGGATACGCTGCCGAGATGCAGTCGCTCGGTCTTGGTCAGTTCACGAGAGCCGAATACCAGGAGATCATCGTGTTCGGCCTCCACGTGTTTGACGATGGTGTCGATCACATGATTCATCCGCACGTGGGGCACCGCCGGGTATCCGTCCTTGATAAAGTCGTCCCGCAAACCATTGACGAGGCTGTTGGCGCGATCCATGACCGGTTGAGTCAGAGACGCCACTTGCGATTCGGAGAGATAGCGGGCGGCGAGGTCTGTCACCGGGCTTTCGGCGGAAGTCAGAATCGACACCGTCGCGGAGTCCGGGAGAATGCGGGTTCGAAGAAAGCGGGCTGCAGCCCGTGAGGGTTTCGAGTCATCCACTGCGAGCGTCACGTGGCTGAACCTAGTGAGGGGCTGTTTAACCACCAAGAGTGAACAGGGGGCGACGGCCGCCACTTGCCGCGAGGTGCTTCCCAGCAGAAAGGCTTTGATGTCGCTTAATCCTCGAGACCCCATCAGGATAAGATCCGCCTTTAATCGTTTGGCTTGTTTGGCGATCGTCTTGGCCATGGGACCGTGCGCGAGGATGGTCTGGAATTGTGTGCGAGGGCCGGTGCCTGCTTGGCTGAGGGCGACCCGTGCTGACCGTTCCGCTTCACGCAAGAGAAGTTTTCCGGCTTTGTCTAAGGCAGCGAGGGCGCGGTTCGCGGCGACCGGATTCTTTCGTTTGTTTGCTTGGAGCGACGAAGGATCGACAACATGCAAGAGCACGACATGCTCAGGTTCCCGTCCGGCGAGCGCTTGGAGTGCCTGGACTCCCCACTGAGCATACTCTGACCCATCGACCGCACATATAATGCGCATGCGAGACTCCTTCTTCTAAAAAACTTCAGCGACCGCGAACATGTCAGGTATCTAATCTGCATTGGATATGCCCGTGGAGTCCGGCGATGACGATGGCGAATTTGCATCGTTTCCTGGGCTTGAAGGCCATGGACGTTTCGATTGGGCAGGCGACTGCGGCTTTTTGCAGCAGAGTCGAAATGGTTACTGTGGTGATTGGCCTCAGTCTTCCCGGGAGGAGGACGAGTTGAATGGAGAATGCGCGTTCCTGTGTGGAAATCCTGAGTCCGAACGATGGCGCGTTATGGCATTGTCATTGCGTGAGTGAAGGAGTGAGCC from Nitrospira sp. harbors:
- a CDS encoding efflux RND transporter periplasmic adaptor subunit gives rise to the protein MTDDPNEPIQPIPVSEIVPSPAAWPPSDPAREHDRPRPITVIPLPQRRTRSGRPWLLGGMASLLLIGTGIWYWFNGGPPPIQYKTALVDRGPITSLVTATGTVNPVVSVLVGSQVSGKIAKLFVDFNAVVKQGQPLAQIDPLPFQSRVNQARAAVKSAAGNLAKATNMGAQRKRERGRMATLRKQAFVSQADLDLAETNYRDAEANVQVMQAQLDQAQATLASAELDLGYTTIYSPVNGIVISRTVDIGQTVAASFQTPTLFVIAQDLMKMQVNANVSESDIGGVVEGKTANFRVDAYPKHFFDGTVTQVRNAPISVQNVVTYDVVITVDNKDLKLKPGMTANVTIITAKKESPLRVPNGALRFRMPNIPVDKKASRVWVFDLESKAHQADVTTGIADSLFTEIIEGPVKEGDRVILGIDTPEEQAQKKLPPGFDSTPRMR
- a CDS encoding cation-transporting P-type ATPase, yielding MPEFRYHDIGTLAIDEVLKRLETATGGLSLEEARQRLVQFGANRLTEPDRYQTLRGLTRHFTHFLALLLWIAAGLAFAADFMKPGEGMATLGWAILGVIVINAVFAFFQEYKAERAVQALHRLLPEKAWVMRGGQPLERPRSDIVPGDILILEEGERIPADARLIEATGMRVDNAALTGESNPKRRIAESTKDGHWLDLSNIVFAGTTILSGHGRAVVFAVGMRTEFGKIANLTTSVAIGLSPLQKEIITVTRIVAAISLAMGAAFFVIGMGTGLGFWISAIFGIGIIVANVPEGLLPTVTLALAMSSQRMAKRNALIKHLSSVETLGCTTVICTDKTGTLTENRMKVDRFCTDGLVIESREGCLFTRGRLITTADAEQWQPLFDALVNCHNAKRVRQSDGRFVVTGDPTEVALLEFAIQHGLAHRPPLRRMGELAFDADRKRMSTLHWSEGRLVAFTKGAPEAVLTLCTTALVHGEAISMTPDERARILNQSRTFAEQAYRVLAVAMREVAHQPEQIEVETIEENLTFLGLVAMMDPPHREVPEAILKCRKAGVRVVMITGDHPLTALAIARKIGLAPEQAPQQPTGFVPVIEGTQLDGMSDDVLRQLLTPSRSGEPDPVFARMAPRHKMRIVATLKDMGHVVAVTGDGVNDAPALKKADIGVAMGIAGTDVAKETADIILLDDNFATIVGAIEEGRAVYENIRKFTSYILASNVPEIVPFLGYGFFGIPLALTIPQVLAVDLGTDMIPALGLGTERPVADVMDIPPRPRSERLLNLPLLLRAYLFLGLIEAIVAMSGFFLYLTSQGWTWGTHLDWSSPLYKEATTVTFAGIVFAQVANVFACRSNRLSAARSSWGSNPLILWGIAIELLLLAVITYTPIGNDIFGTGPVPAWIFGPLTLGALMLLLAEEARKIIANRLHHRAPTDLVQKASAS
- a CDS encoding universal stress protein, yielding MRIICAVDGSEYAQWGVQALQALAGREPEHVVLLHVVDPSSLQANKRKNPVAANRALAALDKAGKLLLREAERSARVALSQAGTGPRTQFQTILAHGPMAKTIAKQAKRLKADLILMGSRGLSDIKAFLLGSTSRQVAAVAPCSLLVVKQPLTRFSHVTLAVDDSKPSRAAARFLRTRILPDSATVSILTSAESPVTDLAARYLSESQVASLTQPVMDRANSLVNGLRDDFIKDGYPAVPHVRMNHVIDTIVKHVEAEHDDLLVFGSRELTKTERLHLGSVSETLLRHAPCSVLLVRGTRA